Proteins encoded within one genomic window of Pectobacterium araliae:
- a CDS encoding YebY family protein codes for MMKKFLLSIVLTSLSANAFSAAKLANISRLEYGERWAFTREEVQLICRPGNALYALHTGTLMQYPLNDIAIEQMKSGQVSAQPIDVIWLDDPKHPEQKKSLQPFIERAEQLCLPEGKP; via the coding sequence ATGATGAAGAAATTTTTGCTATCAATCGTGCTTACCTCACTGTCTGCGAATGCTTTTTCTGCCGCCAAACTGGCAAATATCAGCCGACTGGAATATGGCGAACGCTGGGCTTTTACGCGTGAAGAAGTTCAACTGATTTGTCGCCCTGGCAATGCACTGTACGCCTTACATACTGGGACACTGATGCAATATCCACTGAATGATATTGCTATTGAGCAGATGAAGTCCGGGCAGGTAAGCGCACAACCGATAGATGTGATTTGGCTGGACGATCCTAAGCATCCGGAACAGAAGAAAAGTCTTCAGCCATTTATCGAACGAGCAGAGCAACTATGCTTACCAGAGGGGAAGCCATGA
- a CDS encoding malate/lactate/ureidoglycolate dehydrogenase encodes MQISANRLMATMQSVLQKAGCEENEARIVTEHLVAANLKGHDSHGVGMLPHYVAFIRKGIMHPNTPARLLRDSGAVLQFTGDRGFGQRTGKEAMQAAIERVKTTGVCLMTLSSTCHLGRIGTYGEMAADAGLVSIHFVNVNDLYPIVAPWCGSEARFGTNPICIAFPPTEHNAAFVLDFATSVVALGKTRVAYLAGKTFDEEVMLDCNGVSTNDPKVMWEGEKHGALKPIAKHKGGGLILAAEMLAGLLSGGGTIQPENTRQGAIVNNMTTIVIDPTSMVSMAWLQKEYDAMLDYVRSSTAPDPTQPILIAGEPENLSQVQRRADGIYLSDQEWQKIVEAGISLGMNPAEFALIA; translated from the coding sequence ATGCAGATTTCAGCTAATCGTCTGATGGCGACGATGCAAAGCGTATTGCAGAAAGCAGGATGTGAAGAAAATGAAGCCCGTATTGTCACTGAACACCTTGTGGCCGCTAACCTAAAAGGGCATGACAGCCATGGCGTAGGGATGCTGCCGCACTATGTAGCGTTCATCAGAAAAGGGATTATGCACCCGAATACGCCGGCGCGTTTACTGCGTGACAGTGGGGCTGTGCTGCAATTTACGGGCGATCGTGGTTTTGGTCAGCGCACGGGTAAAGAAGCGATGCAGGCGGCTATTGAGCGGGTGAAAACGACGGGCGTGTGTTTAATGACCCTGTCGTCGACCTGTCACTTGGGGCGCATCGGCACCTATGGGGAAATGGCGGCAGACGCCGGGCTTGTTTCGATACACTTTGTCAATGTTAACGATCTTTACCCGATCGTGGCTCCCTGGTGTGGCAGTGAAGCGCGCTTCGGAACAAACCCGATCTGTATTGCATTCCCGCCGACAGAGCACAATGCGGCTTTTGTTCTGGATTTTGCCACCAGCGTGGTGGCGCTGGGGAAAACCCGCGTTGCGTATCTGGCAGGCAAAACGTTTGATGAAGAGGTGATGCTGGATTGCAACGGTGTTTCCACTAACGACCCGAAAGTTATGTGGGAAGGCGAAAAACACGGTGCGTTAAAGCCGATTGCGAAACATAAAGGCGGCGGGTTGATTTTAGCGGCTGAAATGCTGGCCGGGCTGCTTTCCGGTGGCGGAACTATTCAGCCAGAGAATACACGTCAGGGAGCGATAGTGAATAACATGACGACGATTGTCATCGATCCCACCAGCATGGTTTCCATGGCGTGGTTGCAAAAAGAATATGATGCCATGCTGGACTACGTCCGTTCTTCAACGGCTCCCGATCCGACGCAGCCTATTTTAATCGCCGGTGAGCCAGAGAATTTGTCTCAGGTGCAACGCCGCGCTGACGGTATTTATCTGTCCGATCAGGAGTGGCAGAAAATCGTCGAAGCGGGGATATCACTGGGGATGAATCCGGCCGAATTTGCATTAATAGCATAA
- a CDS encoding DNA polymerase III subunit theta, which translates to MGHNLAELSKEDMDKVNVDLAASGVAFKERYNMPVIPEAVEREQPEHLRNYFRERVMFYRQRSLQFSRLPYEPKSK; encoded by the coding sequence ATGGGACATAATCTGGCAGAATTGTCCAAAGAGGATATGGATAAAGTTAACGTAGATCTGGCAGCATCAGGCGTTGCCTTCAAAGAACGTTATAATATGCCCGTCATTCCAGAGGCCGTTGAGAGAGAACAGCCCGAGCACCTGCGTAACTACTTTCGTGAACGTGTGATGTTTTATCGGCAAAGGTCGCTGCAGTTCTCTCGTTTACCCTACGAACCTAAGTCCAAATAG
- a CDS encoding YdgH/BhsA/McbA-like domain containing protein: MKSIKNFIAVVALSTLSFGAFAAQEIATVSISGAQSLDSFEAQVAQKAQKAGASSYRIVSATGRDQLHGTAILYK, from the coding sequence ATGAAAAGCATCAAAAATTTTATCGCAGTTGTCGCTCTTTCAACGTTATCTTTCGGCGCTTTTGCTGCACAAGAAATCGCGACCGTCTCCATTAGCGGGGCACAATCGTTAGATTCTTTCGAAGCTCAGGTCGCTCAAAAAGCCCAAAAAGCGGGTGCATCGTCATACCGCATCGTTTCTGCTACCGGTCGCGACCAGCTACATGGCACCGCGATTCTGTATAAATAA
- the zwf gene encoding glucose-6-phosphate dehydrogenase: protein MAVTSTAQACDLVIFGAKGDLARRKLLPSLYQLEKAGHIHADTKIIGVGRADWDKAEYTRVVREALDTFMKEAIDDKLWETLSSRLNFCNLDVEDTKAFNKLGKMLDQKNRTTINYFAMPPSTFGAICKGLGTAGLNKEPARVVMEKPLGTDLASSRVINDQVAEFFNECQVYRIDHYLGKETVLNLLALRFANSLFSSNWDNRTIDHVQITVAEEVGIEGRWGYFDKAGQMRDMIQNHLLQILTMIAMSPPSDLTTDRIRDEKVKVLRSLRRIDRSNVHETTVRGQYTAGFVQGHKVPGYLEEEGANKSSSTETFVSIRVDIDDWRWSGVPFYLRTGKRLPTKCSEVVVYFKNPALNLFHDSYQQLPQNKLIIRLQPDEGVEIQILNKIPGLEHKHRLQTVKLDLSFSETFNQQHLADAYERLLLETMRGIQALFVRRDEVEEAWKWVDSIMDAWAMDNDAPKPYQAGSWGPVASVAMITRDGRSWNEFE, encoded by the coding sequence ATGGCGGTAACTTCAACAGCCCAAGCGTGCGATCTGGTTATTTTCGGTGCCAAGGGCGATCTGGCACGCCGTAAATTACTACCTTCCCTGTACCAGTTGGAAAAAGCAGGGCACATCCACGCGGACACCAAAATTATTGGCGTGGGTCGTGCGGATTGGGATAAAGCGGAGTATACCCGCGTCGTACGCGAAGCGCTTGACACCTTTATGAAAGAAGCCATCGATGATAAGTTGTGGGAAACGCTAAGCAGTCGGCTGAATTTCTGCAATCTCGATGTGGAAGACACCAAAGCGTTCAATAAACTGGGCAAGATGCTTGACCAGAAAAACCGTACTACTATCAACTATTTTGCGATGCCGCCCAGCACGTTTGGTGCGATTTGCAAGGGGCTGGGAACCGCAGGGCTGAATAAAGAGCCCGCGCGGGTGGTGATGGAAAAACCGCTGGGTACCGATCTGGCGTCTTCTCGCGTCATTAACGATCAGGTCGCGGAATTCTTTAACGAGTGTCAGGTTTACCGCATCGACCACTATCTGGGTAAAGAGACGGTTCTAAACCTGTTGGCGCTACGCTTTGCCAACTCGCTGTTTTCCTCAAATTGGGACAACCGGACGATCGACCATGTACAGATCACAGTAGCGGAAGAAGTCGGGATTGAAGGGCGCTGGGGCTATTTTGACAAAGCTGGCCAGATGCGCGACATGATCCAGAATCACCTGTTACAGATTCTGACGATGATTGCGATGTCTCCGCCGTCTGATTTGACGACTGACCGCATCCGTGATGAAAAAGTGAAAGTGTTGCGTTCACTGCGTCGTATTGACCGTTCCAACGTGCACGAAACGACGGTACGCGGCCAGTACACGGCTGGTTTTGTTCAGGGCCACAAAGTGCCGGGCTATTTGGAAGAAGAAGGCGCGAATAAAAGCAGCAGCACGGAAACCTTTGTCTCGATTCGTGTCGACATCGATGACTGGCGCTGGTCTGGCGTGCCGTTCTACCTGCGCACGGGTAAACGCTTGCCGACCAAATGTTCGGAAGTGGTGGTGTACTTTAAAAATCCTGCGTTGAACCTGTTCCATGATTCTTACCAGCAGTTGCCGCAGAACAAACTGATCATTCGCTTACAGCCGGATGAAGGTGTGGAAATCCAGATTCTGAATAAAATTCCCGGATTAGAACACAAGCACCGCCTGCAAACGGTGAAGCTGGATTTGAGCTTCTCTGAAACCTTTAATCAGCAGCATTTGGCAGATGCCTATGAGCGTCTGCTGCTCGAAACGATGCGCGGGATTCAGGCGTTGTTCGTCCGCCGTGATGAAGTTGAAGAAGCCTGGAAATGGGTGGACTCCATCATGGATGCATGGGCGATGGACAACGATGCACCGAAACCTTACCAGGCGGGAAGCTGGGGGCCTGTAGCATCCGTAGCGATGATCACTCGCGATGGTCGTTCCTGGAATGAGTTCGAGTAA
- the purT gene encoding formate-dependent phosphoribosylglycinamide formyltransferase, translating into MLTIGTALRADATRVMLLGSGELGKEVAIECQRLGIEVIAVDRYADAPAMQVAHRSHVINMLDGDALKALVEAERPDYIVPEIEAIATDMLVTLEKQGHHVVPCAEATRLTMNREGIRRLAAETLNVPTSTYRFADSEESFRQAVDAIGYPCIVKPVMSSSGKGQSLIRSAEQLAQAWIYAQQGGRAGGGRVIVEGLVNFDFEITLLTIHAVDGIHFCAPIGHRQEDGDYRESWQPQQMSALAQERAQKMASDVVKALGGYGLFGVELFVCGDDVIFSEVSPRPHDTGMVTMISQDLSEFALHVRAFLGLPIGAVRQYGAAASAVILPELESNNTRYQGLESALLPHTQIRLFGKPDINGKRRMGVALASAETTDDAVAIARRVAAGVNVSG; encoded by the coding sequence ATGTTAACGATTGGAACCGCCCTGCGTGCGGATGCCACACGAGTGATGCTGCTTGGCTCCGGTGAATTAGGCAAAGAAGTGGCGATTGAGTGTCAGCGCTTGGGAATCGAAGTGATTGCGGTCGATCGCTATGCCGATGCCCCCGCCATGCAGGTTGCGCATCGCAGCCACGTCATCAATATGTTGGACGGCGATGCATTAAAAGCGTTGGTTGAAGCCGAACGTCCTGATTACATCGTGCCGGAAATTGAAGCCATCGCAACCGATATGCTGGTGACGCTGGAAAAGCAGGGTCACCATGTTGTTCCTTGTGCTGAAGCGACACGCCTGACGATGAACCGAGAAGGCATCCGTCGTCTGGCTGCCGAAACGCTCAATGTTCCGACATCCACTTACCGCTTTGCCGACAGTGAAGAAAGCTTTCGTCAGGCAGTGGACGCTATTGGTTATCCCTGCATTGTGAAGCCAGTCATGAGCTCATCCGGCAAAGGACAAAGCCTGATTCGCTCCGCTGAGCAGTTAGCGCAGGCATGGATCTACGCTCAACAGGGCGGGCGTGCAGGCGGCGGACGCGTCATCGTTGAAGGGTTGGTAAATTTTGATTTTGAGATCACCCTGCTGACCATCCATGCGGTTGACGGCATTCATTTCTGTGCACCAATCGGTCACCGACAAGAAGACGGCGATTATCGTGAATCCTGGCAGCCGCAGCAGATGAGTGCGCTGGCGCAGGAACGCGCGCAAAAGATGGCCAGCGATGTCGTGAAAGCGCTCGGCGGCTATGGTCTGTTCGGCGTTGAACTGTTCGTCTGCGGCGATGATGTCATCTTTAGTGAAGTTTCCCCTCGCCCACACGATACCGGCATGGTGACGATGATTTCTCAGGATCTGTCCGAATTTGCTCTGCACGTCCGCGCTTTCCTTGGGTTGCCAATTGGCGCAGTTCGCCAGTACGGTGCAGCGGCTTCTGCTGTGATTTTGCCAGAACTGGAGAGCAACAATACGCGCTATCAGGGGCTGGAAAGCGCACTACTCCCCCATACGCAAATTCGCCTGTTTGGCAAACCGGATATCAATGGCAAGCGTCGTATGGGCGTCGCGCTAGCCAGCGCAGAGACCACAGACGATGCCGTTGCAATCGCCAGGCGCGTCGCGGCTGGCGTAAACGTCAGCGGTTAA
- the ftnA gene encoding non-heme ferritin, whose translation MLKKEMIQKLNEQLNLEFYSANLYLQMSAWCGDKGFEGASSFLKTHSQEEMQHMQRLFDYLDDTGSLPVLGAIAAPPIDFDSLADVFKLTYEHEQLITAKINELAHAAMALQDYSTFNFLQWYVAEQHEEEKLFRSILDKLALVKASEGGLFFIDQDLKKMSAAAPSA comes from the coding sequence ATGTTAAAAAAAGAAATGATTCAGAAGCTGAATGAGCAACTTAATCTGGAGTTTTATTCCGCAAATTTATATTTGCAAATGAGTGCATGGTGCGGTGACAAAGGCTTTGAAGGCGCATCTAGTTTCCTGAAGACGCATTCTCAGGAAGAAATGCAGCACATGCAGCGCCTGTTTGACTATCTGGATGATACGGGAAGCCTGCCTGTATTAGGCGCGATTGCTGCACCGCCGATTGATTTTGATTCACTGGCTGATGTCTTCAAATTGACCTATGAACACGAACAGTTGATTACAGCAAAAATTAATGAGCTGGCGCATGCGGCGATGGCATTGCAGGATTACTCTACATTTAATTTCCTGCAATGGTACGTGGCTGAACAGCATGAAGAAGAAAAATTGTTCCGTTCTATTCTAGACAAACTGGCTCTGGTCAAAGCGAGCGAAGGCGGTCTGTTCTTCATCGATCAGGACTTGAAAAAAATGTCTGCGGCGGCACCTTCAGCCTAA
- a CDS encoding MurR/RpiR family transcriptional regulator: MNMLEKIQSHLELLSKSERKVAEVILSTPQTAIHSSIATLAKMADVSEPTVNRFCRRLETKGFPDFKLHLAQSLANGTPYVNRNVEEDDSVDAYTSKIFESAMAGLEQVKSSLDVAAVNRAVDLLTQAKKISFFGLGASAAVAHDAMNKFFRFNIPVVYFDDIVMQRMSCMNSSDGDVVVLISHTGRTKSLVEMAQLARENDATVIAITSDGTPLAREASLALRLDVPEDTDVYMPMVSRIAQLTLIDVLATGFTLRRGEKFRDNLKRVKEALRESRFDKDERLINPFR; encoded by the coding sequence ATGAATATGCTGGAAAAAATCCAGAGTCACTTAGAACTCTTGAGTAAATCAGAAAGAAAAGTGGCTGAAGTGATCCTGAGCACTCCGCAGACGGCCATTCACTCCAGCATCGCGACCTTGGCAAAAATGGCCGACGTCAGTGAGCCAACGGTTAACCGTTTCTGTCGTCGCCTTGAAACTAAGGGTTTTCCCGATTTTAAACTACATCTGGCGCAAAGTCTGGCAAACGGTACGCCGTATGTGAACCGTAACGTTGAAGAAGATGACAGCGTTGACGCCTACACCAGTAAAATCTTTGAATCCGCAATGGCTGGCCTGGAGCAGGTAAAATCCAGTTTGGATGTCGCTGCCGTCAACCGCGCCGTGGATTTGCTCACGCAGGCGAAGAAAATCTCTTTCTTTGGCTTGGGTGCTTCCGCCGCCGTCGCACACGATGCGATGAACAAATTTTTCCGCTTCAATATCCCCGTCGTTTATTTCGATGACATTGTGATGCAGCGCATGAGCTGCATGAATTCCAGCGACGGCGACGTCGTCGTATTGATCTCCCATACTGGCAGAACCAAAAGTCTGGTCGAAATGGCACAGTTGGCGCGCGAGAACGATGCGACCGTGATCGCCATTACCTCAGACGGCACACCGCTGGCGCGTGAAGCCTCGCTAGCACTACGGCTTGATGTACCTGAAGACACCGATGTCTATATGCCGATGGTGTCCCGTATCGCTCAGCTAACGTTGATCGATGTGCTGGCGACAGGATTTACTTTACGCCGTGGAGAAAAATTTCGTGATAACCTGAAACGGGTCAAAGAGGCCTTGCGCGAATCACGCTTTGATAAAGATGAACGGTTGATCAATCCCTTCAGGTGA
- a CDS encoding bifunctional 4-hydroxy-2-oxoglutarate aldolase/2-dehydro-3-deoxy-phosphogluconate aldolase yields the protein MKNWKTSAEQILTTGPVVPVIVVNKLEHAVPMAKALVAGGVRVLELTLRTDCAIDAIRAIAKEVPEAIVGAGTVTNPEQLAAVVEAGAQFAISPGLTEPLLKAATEGNIPLIPGISTVSELMLGMDYGLREFKFFPAEANGGVKALQAIGGPFAHIRFCPTGGITPNNYRDYLALKSVLCVGGSWLVPNDALESGDYARITELAREAVAGAKA from the coding sequence ATGAAAAACTGGAAAACGAGCGCGGAACAGATTTTGACAACGGGTCCCGTTGTTCCTGTGATTGTGGTCAACAAACTGGAACACGCGGTGCCGATGGCAAAAGCGTTAGTCGCCGGCGGCGTTCGCGTTCTGGAACTGACATTGCGTACCGACTGTGCTATCGATGCGATCCGTGCGATTGCAAAAGAAGTGCCTGAAGCGATTGTGGGTGCGGGTACGGTCACAAACCCTGAGCAATTGGCTGCGGTGGTTGAAGCCGGTGCGCAGTTTGCCATTAGTCCGGGATTGACCGAGCCACTGCTGAAAGCGGCAACGGAAGGCAATATTCCGTTGATCCCAGGCATCAGCACTGTGTCTGAACTGATGTTGGGTATGGATTACGGCTTACGTGAGTTCAAATTTTTCCCTGCTGAAGCTAACGGCGGCGTGAAGGCGCTTCAGGCGATCGGCGGTCCATTTGCTCATATCCGTTTCTGCCCGACTGGTGGTATTACGCCGAATAACTACCGTGATTACCTGGCGCTGAAAAGCGTGCTGTGTGTGGGTGGTTCTTGGCTGGTGCCGAACGATGCGCTGGAAAGCGGTGATTACGCACGTATTACTGAACTGGCGCGTGAAGCGGTTGCAGGCGCAAAAGCGTAA
- a CDS encoding extensin family protein produces the protein MRGWLLFAAMLGTLIALAPWVQRQLPPGYDPFSPLSVDDPPTFITRLKMKSVASDPDACLAVLKQAQENGRLRFSEANAIRGQCSVASPVRVQSFGAVTLSSSFLASCPLALSSTMFVTQVAVPQAQSLGTSLARIDHMGSYACRNVYHRPEGRLSEHATAEAWDIAAFRLSDGRQVSVLNQWSATDDRGSYLRTIFSESCRFFGNALGPEYNAAHANHFHFGMRGFGVCR, from the coding sequence ATGCGGGGATGGTTACTATTTGCTGCGATGCTGGGGACGCTAATTGCCTTGGCACCCTGGGTTCAACGCCAGCTTCCACCCGGTTACGATCCTTTTTCTCCGCTGTCTGTCGATGATCCACCCACGTTTATTACTCGACTAAAAATGAAGTCTGTCGCCAGCGATCCTGACGCCTGTTTGGCGGTGTTAAAGCAGGCACAGGAAAACGGACGGCTGCGATTTTCCGAGGCCAATGCTATTCGTGGGCAATGCTCGGTAGCATCGCCTGTTCGGGTGCAAAGTTTTGGCGCGGTCACGCTGAGTTCCAGTTTTCTCGCCAGTTGCCCGCTGGCGCTGAGTAGCACCATGTTTGTGACGCAGGTCGCGGTGCCGCAGGCGCAATCTCTTGGTACATCACTGGCGCGTATCGACCATATGGGCAGCTATGCCTGCCGAAATGTGTATCACAGGCCAGAAGGGCGTCTGAGTGAACATGCAACGGCAGAGGCGTGGGATATCGCCGCTTTTCGCCTCTCTGATGGCCGACAGGTTAGCGTCCTGAATCAGTGGTCGGCCACGGACGATCGCGGCAGCTATTTACGCACCATATTCAGTGAAAGCTGTCGTTTTTTCGGCAACGCTCTGGGGCCGGAATATAACGCCGCGCACGCTAATCACTTTCACTTTGGTATGCGCGGTTTTGGTGTATGTCGATGA
- the cspE gene encoding transcription antiterminator/RNA stability regulator CspE, with the protein MSNKMTGLVKWFDAGKGFGFITPDNGSKDVFVHFSAIQSNDFKTLDEGQKVEFTIENGQKGPSAGNVVAL; encoded by the coding sequence ATGTCTAACAAAATGACTGGTTTAGTAAAATGGTTTGACGCTGGTAAAGGTTTTGGTTTCATTACTCCTGACAACGGTAGCAAAGATGTATTCGTACATTTTTCTGCTATTCAGAGCAACGATTTCAAAACTCTGGACGAAGGCCAAAAGGTTGAGTTCACCATTGAAAATGGTCAGAAAGGCCCATCAGCTGGCAACGTTGTTGCGCTGTAA
- a CDS encoding S9 family peptidase, with amino-acid sequence MKTPQAEKRPHAISTHGDTRIDNYYWLRDDQRTDPQVLAYLEQENTYSEAIMAPHDARKRSLYDEMVKRIPSTDMSVPYVRKGYRYQSRYEPGKEYAIYLRQPEQATDAWETLLDGNQRAEGHEFYSLGTLEVSPDNTLLALSEDFLSRRQYTLRFRDLNSGDWLPDVIENVTAGAEWSADSTVLYYVRKHEQTLLPYQVYRHRLGSDPAQDELIYEEKDDTYYVSLSKTTSEHYITIYLSSTTTTEVLLLDATISEAVPQVCIPRRKDHEYGIDHYQGRFYLRSNREGKNFGLYRSDKPDEQTLETLIAPREHCVLESFEFFRDWLVVEERERGLTRLRQIHWHTQEEKTISFNDASYVTWLSYNPTPETALMRYGYSSMTTPSTLYELNLDTGEQQLLKQAEVKDFSPDNYRSERLWITVRDGVDVPVSLVYHRDHFSPGRNPILVYGYGAYSHSLDPDFSVSRLSLLDRGFVFALTHIRGGGELGQQWYDDGRLLNKMHSFTDFIDVSQALIEKGYGDRENMFAMGGSAGGLLMGAVVNMAPDLFKGVVAQVPFVDVLTTMLDESIPLTTGEYDEWGDPNKQTYYDYIKQYSPYDGVTAQRYPHLLVTTGLHDSQVQYWEPAKWVAKLREVKTDDRLVLLYTDMDAGHGGKSGRFKRYDDIALEYAFLLMVLEKAA; translated from the coding sequence ATGAAGACACCGCAAGCAGAAAAAAGGCCCCACGCGATAAGCACACATGGCGATACGCGCATCGACAATTACTACTGGCTGCGTGATGACCAGCGTACCGATCCGCAGGTGTTAGCGTATCTGGAACAGGAAAATACCTATAGTGAGGCGATTATGGCGCCTCACGACGCGCGTAAACGGTCGCTGTATGACGAAATGGTTAAACGTATTCCGTCGACGGACATGTCTGTGCCGTATGTCAGAAAGGGGTATCGCTACCAAAGTCGCTATGAGCCGGGTAAAGAGTACGCCATCTATCTGCGTCAACCTGAGCAGGCAACAGACGCATGGGAAACGCTGCTGGATGGGAATCAACGTGCAGAAGGGCATGAGTTTTATAGTCTCGGCACGCTTGAGGTTAGCCCTGATAACACGCTGCTGGCGCTCTCGGAGGACTTTTTATCCCGTCGGCAGTACACGCTTCGTTTTCGCGATCTGAACAGCGGCGACTGGCTACCGGATGTGATCGAAAATGTGACGGCAGGTGCCGAATGGTCGGCAGATTCGACGGTGTTGTACTATGTGCGTAAACATGAGCAAACGCTATTGCCGTATCAGGTTTACCGTCATCGTCTGGGGAGCGACCCGGCACAAGATGAACTGATATATGAAGAGAAAGACGACACCTATTATGTCAGCCTGAGCAAAACGACATCAGAGCACTACATCACCATTTATCTCAGCAGCACCACGACGACTGAGGTGCTATTGCTCGATGCAACGATCTCAGAGGCGGTGCCGCAGGTATGCATTCCGCGCCGAAAAGATCATGAATATGGCATCGATCACTATCAGGGACGGTTTTATCTGCGCTCCAACCGAGAAGGGAAAAATTTCGGCCTCTACCGTTCAGACAAGCCTGATGAGCAAACGCTGGAAACACTGATTGCTCCACGGGAACACTGCGTATTGGAAAGTTTTGAATTTTTCCGTGATTGGCTGGTGGTGGAAGAAAGAGAGCGCGGTTTAACCCGATTACGTCAGATCCACTGGCATACACAAGAAGAAAAAACGATCTCCTTCAATGACGCGAGCTATGTGACGTGGTTGTCGTACAACCCTACGCCAGAAACGGCATTGATGCGATATGGCTATTCATCAATGACAACCCCCAGCACGCTGTATGAATTGAATCTGGATACGGGGGAGCAACAGTTACTTAAGCAAGCTGAAGTAAAAGATTTCTCCCCGGATAACTATCGGAGCGAACGTTTATGGATCACGGTCAGGGACGGCGTCGATGTACCCGTTTCCCTCGTTTACCATCGCGATCATTTCAGCCCTGGTAGGAACCCGATACTGGTTTACGGTTATGGCGCGTATAGCCATAGCCTAGATCCGGATTTTAGCGTTAGCCGTCTGAGCTTGCTGGACCGAGGGTTCGTCTTTGCCTTAACGCACATCCGCGGTGGTGGTGAACTGGGGCAACAGTGGTACGACGATGGCCGCCTGCTCAATAAAATGCATTCCTTCACCGATTTCATCGATGTGTCTCAGGCATTGATAGAAAAAGGCTATGGCGACAGAGAAAACATGTTCGCGATGGGAGGCAGTGCAGGGGGACTTTTGATGGGGGCGGTCGTCAATATGGCCCCCGATCTGTTCAAAGGCGTTGTGGCTCAGGTGCCGTTTGTTGATGTGCTGACGACAATGCTGGATGAGTCAATTCCGCTGACGACCGGAGAGTATGATGAGTGGGGCGATCCGAATAAACAAACCTACTATGACTACATAAAGCAATATAGCCCCTATGACGGAGTGACCGCTCAGCGCTATCCACATTTATTGGTGACTACGGGGTTACACGACTCTCAGGTTCAGTATTGGGAACCTGCGAAGTGGGTGGCAAAATTACGGGAAGTTAAAACGGACGATCGCCTAGTGTTATTGTACACCGATATGGATGCCGGACACGGCGGGAAATCCGGTCGCTTCAAACGCTATGATGATATCGCGCTGGAATATGCTTTCTTATTGATGGTGCTTGAAAAGGCGGCGTAA